A part of Aerosakkonema funiforme FACHB-1375 genomic DNA contains:
- the crcB gene encoding fluoride efflux transporter CrcB: MLQDPNIRVPIAISLGAIAGALCRYYITLWFAQRFGTGFPYGTFFINITGCLAMGFFATLALERVATISPEVRLLITTGFLGAYTTFSTYGLDTMNLLRERTYLAAGLYWAGSAILGIISVQLGIILARLGK, encoded by the coding sequence ATGTTACAAGATCCTAACATTCGGGTTCCCATAGCGATTAGTTTGGGTGCGATCGCAGGTGCGTTGTGTCGTTATTACATAACATTGTGGTTCGCGCAACGCTTCGGCACGGGATTTCCCTACGGGACATTTTTTATCAACATTACCGGTTGTTTGGCGATGGGTTTCTTTGCCACCTTGGCATTAGAACGGGTAGCAACTATTTCTCCAGAAGTGCGTTTGTTGATAACAACCGGATTTTTAGGCGCTTATACTACCTTTTCCACCTACGGCTTAGATACCATGAACTTACTGCGCGAGCGCACTTATTTGGCAGCAGGTCTTTACTGGGCAGGCAGTGCAATATTGGGAATTATCAGCGTCCAGCTGGGAATTATTTTAGCCCGATTGGGGAAATAG
- a CDS encoding ABC transporter permease yields MTRPLTPANQTLNRIGWTWQDGLLLLLIFVMAVAIVKTGSQFTGPFDASLKISTDLSVLPGYTAQTLVRMAIAYFLSLSFTLIYAYIAYRFSLAALILIPLLDILQSIPVLSFLPGVVLALITLFPGQQIGVELAAILLIFTGMAWNMIFSFYQSLCSIPRELKEAARIYRLNLWQRFWTLELPAGAIGLVWNSVMSVAGGWFFLIAIESFTLKDKDFRLPGLGSFLATAASEGNFWAIGWGLAVLVSIILIIDFFVWRPLIAWAEKFKFQTVEATNAPQSAVLDFLRRSPTLRIISERFWQPLQSAVDRGLVRAFPVSNLPANPPGRFAPIRWLNWLFVSGAAIIVLWGTWEAVLLLRVLTLADWQKVIVGAVLTALRVICALALSLVWTVPVGVAIGRNPRLAQILQPLVQIAASVPATALFPVLLLALIHVGGGLQIGSIALMMLGTMWYILFNVIAGAQAIPAELFEAAFVYKLSILERWRTLILPGIFPYLITGIITAVGGAWNASIVSEYVHFRGQVVTTIGLGETISQATATGNFPLLLAATTVMSVLVVLTNRLVWRPLYKLAQEKYQLLI; encoded by the coding sequence ATGACTAGACCGCTCACACCTGCAAATCAGACATTAAACCGAATTGGATGGACTTGGCAAGATGGCTTGTTATTGCTGTTGATTTTCGTTATGGCTGTAGCGATCGTCAAAACAGGCTCTCAATTCACCGGCCCTTTCGATGCCAGTTTAAAAATTTCCACCGATCTCAGCGTTTTACCGGGATATACAGCCCAAACTCTTGTTCGGATGGCAATTGCCTACTTTCTCTCCCTCAGCTTTACCCTTATTTATGCTTATATTGCCTATCGCTTCTCCCTAGCAGCTTTGATTTTAATACCCTTGCTAGATATTTTGCAATCTATCCCGGTTTTATCATTTCTACCTGGTGTTGTTCTGGCTCTAATTACTCTTTTCCCAGGTCAGCAAATAGGAGTAGAATTAGCAGCAATTTTGCTAATTTTTACAGGGATGGCTTGGAACATGATCTTTAGTTTTTACCAATCTCTGTGTAGTATTCCACGAGAATTAAAAGAAGCGGCTCGCATTTATAGGCTCAACCTCTGGCAAAGGTTTTGGACTTTGGAGTTGCCGGCGGGTGCGATAGGTTTAGTGTGGAACAGCGTCATGTCTGTGGCTGGGGGCTGGTTTTTTCTAATCGCCATAGAATCTTTTACGCTCAAAGATAAAGATTTTCGCTTACCGGGATTGGGCTCGTTTTTGGCTACAGCAGCTAGCGAGGGAAACTTTTGGGCGATCGGCTGGGGTTTAGCAGTCCTAGTTAGCATAATTTTAATAATTGATTTTTTTGTGTGGCGACCATTAATTGCTTGGGCAGAAAAATTTAAATTTCAAACAGTTGAAGCTACAAATGCTCCCCAATCGGCGGTGTTAGACTTTCTGCGTCGTTCTCCAACTTTGCGGATAATATCGGAAAGATTTTGGCAACCATTGCAGTCAGCAGTCGATCGCGGTTTGGTGAGAGCATTTCCAGTCAGCAACTTACCCGCAAATCCGCCCGGTCGCTTCGCTCCGATCCGTTGGCTGAATTGGCTTTTTGTCAGCGGTGCAGCCATAATCGTCCTGTGGGGAACTTGGGAAGCAGTTTTATTGCTGCGAGTATTAACTTTGGCTGATTGGCAAAAGGTAATAGTCGGCGCTGTATTGACTGCCTTGCGCGTGATTTGCGCCTTAGCCTTATCTTTAGTATGGACTGTGCCGGTGGGAGTAGCGATCGGACGCAATCCCCGACTCGCTCAAATCTTGCAACCGCTTGTGCAAATTGCGGCTTCAGTACCCGCAACTGCTTTATTTCCAGTTTTGTTACTGGCGCTTATCCATGTAGGCGGCGGTTTGCAAATCGGCTCGATCGCCCTCATGATGTTGGGAACCATGTGGTATATCCTTTTCAATGTGATTGCTGGCGCTCAGGCTATCCCAGCAGAATTGTTTGAAGCGGCGTTTGTGTACAAACTTTCGATTCTGGAACGCTGGCGCACTTTAATTCTGCCAGGAATTTTTCCCTATCTGATTACCGGCATTATTACAGCTGTGGGTGGGGCGTGGAATGCCAGTATTGTCAGCGAATATGTACATTTTCGGGGTCAGGTCGTCACGACGATCGGCTTAGGGGAAACAATTTCTCAAGCTACCGCAACGGGCAATTTTCCTTTACTTCTAGCAGCTACAACGGTAATGTCTGTGCTGGTGGTGCTGACCAATCGTTTAGTGTGGCGTCCGCTTTACAAATTGGCTCAGGAAAAATATCAGCTACTGATTTGA
- a CDS encoding ABC transporter ATP-binding protein, translated as MVVKTTTDLLISLESVKKSYQQPNGQEITILENINFDLRTGEIVALLGPSGSGKSTLMRMIAGLIPPTLGKILYHNRPLVGLNPGVAIVFQSFALYPWLTVLENVELGLKAKGELPDRRREKALRMIDVIGLDGFENAYPKELSGGMRQRVGFARALAVEPELLCMDEPFSALDVLTAENLRFELLDLWLERRIPTQTILIVTHGIEEAVILADRIIVLGRNPGRVRADLPVKLPHYRDRKSPSFQSLVDRVYKIITHPDLMPEAVEPEPTVSKISSTPPQKYQSLPAVRIGSIAGFLELLEDQNSKDLYRIAQELLLEVDDILPIVEAAKLMDMVQIAEGDISLTSVGQQFIAGGIDERKQIMRSQMLDRIRLVQQITNFLQAKRNHRIPEELVLDILEKYFSTQEAQQQLKTAIDWGRYAELYIYNEPAGEIFLESEITSQE; from the coding sequence ATGGTCGTCAAAACAACAACTGATTTACTCATTTCCCTAGAAAGCGTCAAAAAATCCTATCAGCAACCCAACGGTCAAGAAATTACTATCCTGGAAAATATCAATTTCGATTTGCGTACTGGTGAAATTGTGGCTTTGTTGGGGCCATCCGGTTCGGGAAAATCAACTTTAATGCGAATGATTGCCGGACTTATTCCGCCCACTCTAGGCAAAATACTCTATCACAATCGTCCCCTAGTTGGCTTAAATCCAGGTGTGGCAATTGTATTTCAAAGTTTTGCTCTCTATCCCTGGTTAACAGTGTTAGAAAATGTAGAATTGGGCTTGAAGGCGAAGGGCGAACTACCCGATCGTCGGCGAGAAAAAGCTTTGCGAATGATTGACGTTATCGGTTTGGATGGGTTTGAAAATGCTTACCCGAAAGAGCTTTCAGGAGGAATGCGCCAACGAGTAGGTTTTGCCAGAGCTTTAGCGGTTGAACCGGAACTGTTATGTATGGATGAGCCGTTTTCGGCTTTGGATGTTTTGACTGCCGAAAACTTGCGATTTGAGTTATTAGATTTGTGGTTAGAACGCCGGATACCCACCCAGACTATTTTAATAGTAACTCACGGTATTGAAGAAGCTGTGATTCTTGCCGATCGAATTATAGTTCTAGGCAGAAATCCTGGCAGAGTAAGAGCCGATTTACCAGTTAAGTTACCTCATTATCGCGATCGCAAAAGTCCCAGTTTTCAATCTCTGGTGGATCGGGTTTATAAAATTATTACTCATCCGGATTTGATGCCAGAAGCAGTTGAACCAGAGCCTACCGTTTCTAAAATATCATCTACGCCACCGCAAAAATATCAATCATTGCCAGCGGTGCGAATTGGTTCTATTGCTGGTTTTCTAGAACTATTAGAAGACCAAAATTCTAAAGATTTGTACCGTATAGCTCAAGAATTACTCCTAGAAGTTGACGATATTCTACCTATTGTTGAAGCAGCGAAATTGATGGATATGGTGCAGATCGCGGAAGGGGATATCAGTCTCACTAGCGTGGGGCAACAATTCATTGCTGGTGGGATTGACGAACGCAAACAAATAATGCGATCGCAAATGCTCGATCGCATTCGCTTAGTGCAACAAATTACTAATTTTCTCCAAGCCAAACGCAATCATCGCATTCCAGAAGAACTGGTATTAGATATTCTTGAAAAATATTTTAGTACCCAAGAAGCACAACAACAACTAAAGACAGCTATTGACTGGGGTCGCTACGCCGAATTATATATCTATAACGAGCCAGCCGGAGAGATATTCTTAGAATCAGAAATAACCAGTCAGGAGTAA
- a CDS encoding zinc metalloprotease HtpX translates to MNQFKTVALLGLLSALLITIGYWLIGGWTGAFIGMALAAVTNLGSWYFSDRIALAAYGAQPISYEQAPNLYQMVQKLCDRAGLPMPGVYIVSSPAANAFATGRDPEHAAVAVTEGILNILPDDELEAVIAHELSHIYNRDTLTQAVSATIAGAISFIAQMVSYSMWFSGGRDDRDGPNPLGMLLTVILAPIAATVIQLGISRTREFSADAGAAKLTGNPRALARALQRLEAGARQMPIEGNPAFEPLLIINSFSGEFLGNLFSTHPSTEARIQALLKLEQQLPSRY, encoded by the coding sequence ATGAATCAATTTAAAACAGTTGCTTTATTGGGTTTGTTAAGCGCTCTGTTAATTACGATCGGCTACTGGCTAATCGGTGGCTGGACTGGTGCGTTTATAGGGATGGCACTAGCAGCTGTCACTAATCTGGGGTCTTGGTATTTCTCCGATCGAATCGCGTTAGCTGCCTATGGAGCCCAGCCGATTAGCTACGAGCAAGCACCCAATTTGTATCAAATGGTGCAAAAACTGTGCGATCGCGCTGGTTTACCTATGCCAGGAGTATACATTGTTTCCAGTCCAGCAGCTAATGCCTTTGCCACAGGACGAGACCCAGAACACGCAGCTGTCGCTGTTACGGAAGGCATTCTCAATATTTTGCCCGATGACGAATTAGAAGCAGTTATTGCCCACGAACTCAGCCATATTTACAATCGCGACACTTTAACTCAAGCAGTTTCCGCCACAATTGCCGGTGCGATCTCCTTTATTGCTCAAATGGTGAGCTACAGTATGTGGTTTTCCGGCGGGCGAGACGATCGCGATGGCCCCAATCCCTTGGGGATGTTACTAACTGTAATTCTCGCGCCGATCGCAGCTACTGTAATTCAGTTGGGTATCTCTCGCACAAGAGAATTTTCTGCTGATGCCGGTGCAGCCAAACTAACTGGAAATCCTCGCGCTTTAGCCCGTGCATTACAACGTTTGGAAGCGGGTGCTAGGCAGATGCCGATCGAAGGCAACCCCGCTTTTGAACCGCTTTTAATTATCAATTCCTTCTCTGGTGAATTTTTGGGTAATTTGTTTTCGACTCACCCATCTACAGAGGCACGCATTCAGGCTTTACTGAAACTCGAACAACAACTGCCAAGCAGATATTAA